A genome region from Clupea harengus chromosome 7, Ch_v2.0.2, whole genome shotgun sequence includes the following:
- the vgll4l gene encoding vestigial like 4 like, with product MAVTNFHYITRMNSGFKVYILEGQPHLRSEDRYRHVTSERVRLIPAHPVKRKHSSERKHHSERGLTLEERRERTLSKHAAAVRRMSVVSGPESPSSTSTWSPSCSPTTSPLACPAYAAPMLDEPLALIKKPRREQEPEAAQKKAKAPPAPLASLASLASPASPASPTSQLQIRPSVITCVPSVTKSSRGPLEHRGQPSVLSERSCDGVEEHFQRSLGAHYHKSTPPLSISASVDNHFAKALGDKWHQIKGSSSSTSSSPTTPSPTTSSSCGSSSPSSSSSPPSSPIFLYSQRHVQSPPRTHAQRGPSRSDARPSALWVIK from the exons ATGGCCGTCACCAACTTCCACTACATCACTCGCATGAACAGCGGCTTCAAGGTGTACATCCTGGAAG gtcAGCCCCACCTGCGGAGCGAAGACAGGTACAGACATGTGACCAGTGAGCGAGTGCGACTGATTCCTGCCCATCCAGTCAAACGCAAGCACAGCTCGGAACGCAAGCACCACTCGGAACGCGGCCTGACCCTGGAGGAGAG gaGGGAGCGCACCCTCAGTAAGCACGCGGCGGCAGTGCGGAGGATGTCGGTGGTCAGTGGTCCCGAGAGCCCGTCGTCCACGTCCACGTGGAGCCCCTCCTGCAGCCCCACCACCAGCCCGCTGGCCTGCCCCGCCTACGCCGCCCCCATGCTGGACGAGCCCCTGGCGCTCATCAAGAAGCCCCGCCGCGAGCAGGAGCCAGAGGCCGCGCAGAAGAAGGCCAaagccccccccgcccccctcgcCAGCCTCGCCAGCCTCGCCAGCCCTGCCAGCCCCGCCAGCCCCACCAGCCAGTTACAG ATCCGCCCCTCTGTGATCACCTGTGTCCCCTCTGTGACTAAGTCCAGCCGCGGGCCCCTGGAACACCGCGGTCAGCCCTCAG tgttgtcGGAGCGGAGTTGTGACGGTGTGGAGGAGCATTTCCAGCGCAGCCTGGGGGCCCACTACCACAAGAGCACCCCCCCCCTGTCCATCAGCGCCTCCGTTGACAACCACTTCGCCAAGGCGCTAGGCGACAAGTGGCACCAGATTAAagggtcctcctcctccacctcctccagccccaccacaccctcccccaccacctcctcctcctgtggctcttcctccccctcctcctcctcctcccctcccagcAGCCCCATCTTCCTGTACTCACAGCGCCACGTCCAGAGCCCgccccgcacacacgcacagcggGGTCCCTCCAGGTCAGACGCCCGGCCTTCTGCCCTCTGGGTAATCAaataa